Genomic window (Streptosporangium brasiliense):
CGGGAGACCGGCGGCAGCCATCGGCCGCCCACCAGCATCGGCGCGCCCTTTTCCATCGTGAACCCGTCCTCGCTCGCCCGGACGGCCAGGTTCCTGGGCAGGCGGGTGTCCAGAGCGCGCTCGCTCTCCTTCGAGGTGGGCCCACCGGTCAGCAGCTCGACGGCTTCGGCGGCCTCCAGCGGGCCCTCGGGGCGGCCGACGGAGACGAGGCGGTCCTGCTGCACGAAGTACAGGCGGGTGCCCTGGACGAAGCCGCGGGCCGCCTCTCCGGCGCCGATCACGGGGGTGGGGCCGACTCCGCAGGCCGTACAGGCTGTCAGGAGCAGGACGAGGAGCCAGGTTCTCACGGACGCTCCCTCGGCAGGGCGTCTCACGGGCGTTCCCTCGGCAGGGCGAGGGTGAAGACGGCTCCGGGACCGGCGGCGACGGTGAGGTCACCGCCGTGCAGCAGGGCGTTCTCGCGGGCGATGGCCAGGCCCAGACCGCTGCCTTCGGAGCGGGCGCGGGCGGCGTCGGCCTTGTAGAAGCGCTCGAAGACGTGCGGGAGGACGTCGGCGGGCAGACCCGGCCCGTGGTCGGCGATCTCGACGACGACGGCCTGGCCTCCGGCGCGCACCCGGACCGTGACGGGCGGCGCGCCGTGCCGCAGCGCGTTGCCGACGAGGTTGGCGACGATGACGTCCAGGCGGCGTGGGTCGAGCGCGACACGGATGTCCGGCGGCAGGTCGGCGGTGACACGGTCGCTCCAGCCGCGCGAGCGCAGGCAGGCGGCGACGGCGGCGCCGACGTCCACCTCGTTGAGGTTGAGCACGGCGGCTCCGGCGTCGAAGCGGGAGATCTCCATCAGATCGTCGACGAGCTTGGTGAGCCGGGCGACCTCGGCGGTGACCAGCCGGGCGGCGGTCCCGGCATCGGCGTCCAGCCGGTCGGCACCGGCTTCGAGGACGTCGGTGACGGCGGTGGCGGCGGCCAGCGGGGTGCGCAGTTCGTGGGAGACGTCGGCGACGAACCGCCGCGACCTGGCCTCCATCTCGCGCAGTTCGTCGACCGAGCGTTCCAGCGCGGCGGCGGTCTCGTTGAACCGTCCCGCCAGCCGTGCCAGCTCGTCGCCGCCGCGCACGGGCAGGCGGGTCTCCAGCCGCCCTTCGCCCAGCCGCCGGGCCGCGCGGTCCAGATCGGCGACCGGGCGCAGCACGCCGCGCGCGGCCAGCAGCCCGGCCAGCACCGCCAGCAGCACGACCGGCAGGGCCGCCGCCTGCGCGGCGCGCAGCACGGCCGCCTCGTCGTCGGCGGCCTGCGCGAGCGACTCGACGAGATAGACGGTGATCCCCGACGGCGCGCCGCCCGCGAGGAGCATGACCCTGCTGCCGCCCACGAGGTACGGCACGCCGTCGCGGGTCACCCGCTGCCAGGCCAGCTCCGGCCGCCGCAGGACGGTCCGGCGCAGTTCGGCGGTGATACGGGCGTCGCTGGGGACGGCGCCGTCCCTGACCACGTACACCTCGCGGTCGCCCACCTCGAGGTCCTCGGCGAGCCGGGCGAGCTCGTCGTCGGCGGCGGGCAGCGCGACGTCGCGCGACAGCAGCAGCACCCGGTTCTTGAAGTCCTTCAGCGACCGGTCCTGCACCCCGGCCAGCAGGTTGGTCCGTGCCTTGTAGTAGGTCAGCCCGGCGGCCCCCACCGCGCTCAGCCCACCCACCAGCACGAACGTGATCACCAGCCGGGCCCGCAACCCCCGCAGCCAGGTCATACCGGCCCGAAGCGGTAGCCGAACCCGCGCACGGTCTGCACGTATCTCGGCTCGGCCGGCACGTCCTCGATCTTGGCGCGCAGTCGCTGCACGCACGCGTCCACCAGCCGCGAGTCGCCCAGGTAGTCGTGCTCCCACACCGACTCCAGCAACTGCTGCCTGTTGAAGACCTGTCCCGGCGCGGCCGACAGATACAGCAGCAGCCGCAGCTCCATCGGCGGCAGCGCGACCTGCCGCCCGCCCCTGCTCACGGTCAGGGAGGCGCGGTCCACGCACAGCGCGCCATAGGTCTCCACGGGCGAGGGCACGCTGTCGGTACGGCGCAGCACCGCCCTGATCCGGGCCTCCAGCACCTGCGGGCGCACCGGCTTGACCACGTAGTCGTCCGCGCCGGCCTCCAGCCCGCCGACCACGTCGAAGTCGTCGCCCCGCGCGCTCAGCATCACGATGGAGGTAGCGGTGGTCGCGCGGATGCGGCGGCAGACCTCGAACCCGTCGATGCCGGGCAGCATGAGGTCGAGCACCACCACGTCGGCGGCGAAGCGCGCCAGCCGCTCCAGCCCTTCCTCCCCGGATGCCGCCGATTCGACCTCGTGGGCCCTGCCCTTGAGGGCGAGCGTCAGAGCGTCCCTGACGTTCGGGTCGTCCTCGATCAGCAACACGCGAGCCATGCGTTCCAGTATCTGCCGCCCTGACATGCGGTTTGCCCGGACTCGAAAGCTATTACACGTTCATGACATGGCGCGGACAGGCCGCTCACAGGGGCGGGCCAGGGTGTTGGACAGTCAGTCCCGACCTGTTGGAGGAGACCGTGTTGATCACCAAGCGGCGTCTCGCCGTCCTGGCCGCCCTTCCCACCCTGGCGCTGAGCGCGGCGTGCGGAGCCCAGAGCTTCGCCAGCGCGTCGAGCCCTTCCGCCTCGGCCAAGCCCAGTTGGCATGAGACGGCGGTGAAGTTCGCCCAATGCATGCGGCAGAACGGGATCGACATCCCGGACCCGGTCAAGGGACAGGACCTCGACACCAGTGCCGTCACCAAGGTCACCCAGGCCAGGCTCGACGCCGCCATGAAGGCGTGCAAGGAGTGGGACTCGGTGATCCTCGGCAGCTCCGAACCGTCCTCGCCCGAGGACGAGGCCAAGTTCGCCGCGTGGGCCGAGTGCCTGCGCGCGGGCGGTGTCTGGCAGCCCAACGGCAAGGAGGAGAAGCCGGCCGGATTCAAGCAGGTCAAGCCTGGCTCGGCTGCCGAGAAGCGGGTCTTCGAGGGGTGCGCCTCCCTGGAGCCGCCCGCGCCGTACGAGGAGAACTAGCCACCGGCGCTCCCGCCAGGCCATGCCCTTCCCTCCGCGGGGACAAGGGGAGGGTTGGCGGGACACGGGCCGGTCCCAGCTCCTCGCATCAGGAGCCGGGACCGGCCGAGGTGACCGGCAGCCCGACGGGACGGTGCGTCAGACCGAGGTGACCGGAAGCGCGACGGGACCGTGGGTCAGGCCGAGGTGACCGGAAGCGCGACGGGACGGTGCGTCAGACCGTCGCTCCACTCGACCTCCTCTGCCGGAACGGCCAGCCGCAGCCCCGGCCGTTTGACCGCCAGCGCCCGGACGGCTTCGGTGAGCTCCACCCTGGCCAGCGCGGCGGCCAGGCAGCGGTGCGGGCCGTACCCGAAGGCCAGGTGCGGCTGCGCCGGCTGCGCGCCGAAGCGGTGGATGTCGAAGCGCTCCGGCTCGGGGAAGGCGCTGGGGTCGTGGTTGGCGGCGTTGAGGTTGGGCATCACGACCGTCCCGGCTTTCAGGGTGCCGCCCGACAGCTCAACGTCCTTGGTCATCCGGCGCATGAACGCACTGGCCGGCGGCCCGTCGTAGCGCAGGATCTCCTCGGCCGCGGCGGGCGCCAGATCCGGCTGAGCGACCAGCTCGTCCCACTGCCCGCGATGGAGCATGAGGCGGAAGGCGCCCCTGGACACCATCGAGGTGGTCGTCTCGTGCCCCGCGGTGATCAGCGAGAACACGGTGTTGACCAGTTCGCCCTCGCTCAGCCGGTCCTCGTCGTCGCGGGCCTGCACGAGCAGGTCGATGAGGTCGTCGCCGGGTTCCGCGCGATGACGGGCCACCAGGTCGCGGGCGTAGGCCATGAATTCGGTGTAGCCCTGGTAGCGGACCTGCTCGGTCGCGGTGGAGGTGGTGAGGAACATGTCCGTCCAGGCCACGAACTGACCGTAGTCGTCGTACGGCACGCCGAGCAGCCGGCAGATGACCTGGCCCGGCAGCCGCACCGCGAACGCGTCCACCAGGTCGAACTCCTCCCCCAGCCCGTCGAGCAGCTCACCGGCGATCGCCGCGATCCACGGCCGCCACGGCTCGGTCTGGCGGGGCGTGAAGGCCCCGTGCATGATCCGCCGGTAGCGGGTGTGCTCCGGCGGATCCTGATTGATCAGCGCGTCCGGGTCGTCGTCGATGCCCATGCCGCTCACCAGCCGTGGCAGGCCCGGCAGACGCAGGTTGCGGCTGGAGGCCGCCGAACCCAGCAGGGTCCGCACGTCCTCGTACCTGACGGCCACCGGCACCAGGTCCCCGCTCGGCATCGCGGCCGGGTCCAGCGGCCCCTCCTGGCGGCGGCGGGCGAACTCCGGCGGCGGCGTGCCCAGCGGTCCGGGGACGATGTCGGGCCAGGTCTTCTTCGGGTCGAGTTCGGCGGTCATCGCACCCCTTCCGTTCCTGGCACCGCGCAGGTTCCGTTCCTGGCACCGCGCAGGCGCACTTCCTGTCCGGGTGCCACGCAGGCGGCCCAAGCGGAACGTACGCAGGAGACTGCCCACGGTCAACAGCTTGTTCCGGACACCTTCGTGCCCCGGAAATGGCCCTGGACCCAGCCCCGGCACCACGCCTCCCCCGTTCACGGGTCACCCAGTCGCCGTGCCCCACGCTGTCGCGGTGATCCCGGCAGGACATGCTGTCGCGGTGATCCCGGAACGGGTGGTCCACTACGGAAGTACGGACCACGTGCGGCACTATGACGCGCTGCGCCGCGAGCCCTGCACCGTGAGCTCTGTGCCACGATCGGCATGCTCGGGCCGTGGGCGGGAAGGACCGGGACGGCTGAAGTGTCGTACCCGCTGCCTACGATGCCGTGGTGATCGACTTCGACGGACTGCGCGCCGACCGCTCCTGGCAGCTCACCTGGTCCGGCGGCCGGCTCGACGAGGCCGTGTTCCGGCTGACGCCGGACACGGCCTCCGGCCGCCGCGCGCTGGCGGAGCGGCTCGGCGCGGATGCGACCGACCCGGAGCAGTGGGAGGCCGCGCTGATCGAGGCGCTGCTCACCGACCCGGCCGCGGCCGACCTGCGCCGGCTGGAGCTGCACCTCACCGACTTCCACCACTCCGCGCACCGTGCCGCGCGGGCACTCGCCACGCAGCGGCGCGAGCGGCTGACCAGCCTGTACTTCGGCCACGACTTCACATATCTGTACGAGCACAGCACCACCTCGACCGGCGGCACGATCGACCCCCTGAGCCGACTGCACGAAGGCTTCACGGACGACATTCGCACCGGCCTGTGGGATGCGCTGCCGGCGCTCCGGGAGCTGACCGCCGAGGGCGGACTGCTGTTCGATGAGATCGACGGCGACGCGCTGACCTCGCTGACCGAGCTGCGGCTGCGCGGCGCGGTGCTCGCCGACGGCGCGGTCTTCCCGCGCAAGGCGCCCAGCGTCGTCACCCTGGCCCTGGAGATCCGCTCGGACGTCTTCGGTACCGAGTGCCCGGTCGAGCAGCTCGACGAGCTCGACCCGGCCGGCTACCCCGCCCTGCGACACCTCGACCTGAGCCGCGCGGAGTTCGACGTCGGCGACTTCGGCACCCTCGAAGCGCTCGCCAGGTCCCCGATCCTGCCCCAGCTGGAGAGCCTGAAGATCAAGAGCCTGCAGATCCAGGAACACGAGACGGACGGCGACCCTTTGGAAGCGCTGGCCGGGCTGGTCCCCGCTCTCGCCCACCTGGTCCTCTCCGTGGCCGGCGAGATCGACGTCGAGGGCGCAGCCCGCGTCCTGGCTTTATGAACGTGCCAGTAAGGCTTGGCCGGGTGGGGACGGACCGGGCGTGTCCGGGTAGCGCGCAACGGCAGACAGGGCAGGACCCACCCCAGCAAGCCAGCGGTATCTGACGCTTTGAGGAGCCGTTCCAGGGTGCAGAAGGCGTGCGCGACCGATCGCAGGCCGCACGGAAGACAAGGGCCGGAGACTCCCCGGTGCGAACAGGTTTCCCCTGGCGGGGGTCTACTTGAGGAGCTTGGCAGGGGTCTACTTGAGGAGCTTGGCAGGGGTCTACTTGAGGAGCTGCCTGGCCATGACGAGGCGCTGGATCTGGTCGGTGCCCTCGTAGATCCGGATGATCTCCGGCCCCGGATCCGACCACCTGCGGAAACTACTCGATCACGCCACTGGGCAGGGATCATGCCTGAGACCCGCAGCGCGGCCGGCGACCGCCCGACGCGCGCCGAGACGCCGCAGGCGGATCGCCTCTTTAAGGCGTAGAGAGAGCTCTCATCCGGTAGAGGCGGCGCCCTCGTCCTGGCTGCGACACGCTTGACCCACCGGTCCTGGTGTAATGACCACAGATGTTGAGTACGCCAAGGACACGAGCCCGATGTGGTTGAAATCAGGGAGGACCTGCGGGTTCGGTGGGGATTGCTGGACAAGCTCAGTGCGCAC
Coding sequences:
- a CDS encoding sensor histidine kinase; protein product: MTWLRGLRARLVITFVLVGGLSAVGAAGLTYYKARTNLLAGVQDRSLKDFKNRVLLLSRDVALPAADDELARLAEDLEVGDREVYVVRDGAVPSDARITAELRRTVLRRPELAWQRVTRDGVPYLVGGSRVMLLAGGAPSGITVYLVESLAQAADDEAAVLRAAQAAALPVVLLAVLAGLLAARGVLRPVADLDRAARRLGEGRLETRLPVRGGDELARLAGRFNETAAALERSVDELREMEARSRRFVADVSHELRTPLAAATAVTDVLEAGADRLDADAGTAARLVTAEVARLTKLVDDLMEISRFDAGAAVLNLNEVDVGAAVAACLRSRGWSDRVTADLPPDIRVALDPRRLDVIVANLVGNALRHGAPPVTVRVRAGGQAVVVEIADHGPGLPADVLPHVFERFYKADAARARSEGSGLGLAIARENALLHGGDLTVAAGPGAVFTLALPRERP
- a CDS encoding response regulator transcription factor, coding for MARVLLIEDDPNVRDALTLALKGRAHEVESAASGEEGLERLARFAADVVVLDLMLPGIDGFEVCRRIRATTATSIVMLSARGDDFDVVGGLEAGADDYVVKPVRPQVLEARIRAVLRRTDSVPSPVETYGALCVDRASLTVSRGGRQVALPPMELRLLLYLSAAPGQVFNRQQLLESVWEHDYLGDSRLVDACVQRLRAKIEDVPAEPRYVQTVRGFGYRFGPV
- a CDS encoding cytochrome P450, producing the protein MTAELDPKKTWPDIVPGPLGTPPPEFARRRQEGPLDPAAMPSGDLVPVAVRYEDVRTLLGSAASSRNLRLPGLPRLVSGMGIDDDPDALINQDPPEHTRYRRIMHGAFTPRQTEPWRPWIAAIAGELLDGLGEEFDLVDAFAVRLPGQVICRLLGVPYDDYGQFVAWTDMFLTTSTATEQVRYQGYTEFMAYARDLVARHRAEPGDDLIDLLVQARDDEDRLSEGELVNTVFSLITAGHETTTSMVSRGAFRLMLHRGQWDELVAQPDLAPAAAEEILRYDGPPASAFMRRMTKDVELSGGTLKAGTVVMPNLNAANHDPSAFPEPERFDIHRFGAQPAQPHLAFGYGPHRCLAAALARVELTEAVRALAVKRPGLRLAVPAEEVEWSDGLTHRPVALPVTSA